The Bernardetia litoralis DSM 6794 genome includes a window with the following:
- the panB gene encoding 3-methyl-2-oxobutanoate hydroxymethyltransferase: protein MSVANSSSAKRITTHSLQEMKNTNEKISMLTAYDFSMAQILDAANIDVLLVGDSASNVMAGHETTLPITLDQMIYHASSVVRGVKRALVVVDIPFGSYQGNSRQALDSAIRIMKESGAHAVKMEGGAEIKESVMRVLSAGVPVMGHLGLTPQSIYKFGTYTVRAKEETEAAKLIEDAKILEECGCFAIVVEKIPSKLAEKVSKAISIPIIGIGAGGGVDGQVLVSHDLLGITKEFNPRFLRRYADLSDIMQKAVEEYIKDVKAESFPSKDESY from the coding sequence ATGTCTGTTGCTAATTCTTCCTCTGCCAAACGTATTACTACACACTCGTTGCAGGAAATGAAAAATACAAACGAAAAAATTTCTATGCTTACAGCGTATGATTTTTCGATGGCTCAAATTCTTGATGCTGCTAATATTGATGTCCTTTTGGTTGGTGATTCTGCCTCAAATGTAATGGCAGGACACGAAACAACACTTCCAATTACACTTGACCAAATGATTTATCACGCTTCTAGTGTGGTTCGTGGTGTCAAACGTGCGCTTGTGGTAGTGGATATTCCTTTTGGTTCGTATCAAGGAAATTCTCGCCAAGCTCTTGATTCTGCCATCCGAATTATGAAAGAATCAGGCGCACATGCCGTAAAAATGGAAGGTGGAGCCGAAATAAAAGAATCTGTTATGCGTGTACTTTCTGCTGGTGTTCCTGTAATGGGACATTTGGGACTTACTCCTCAATCCATTTATAAATTTGGAACTTATACTGTTCGTGCAAAAGAAGAAACTGAAGCAGCCAAACTTATCGAAGATGCAAAAATATTAGAAGAATGTGGCTGTTTTGCTATCGTTGTAGAAAAAATTCCTTCAAAACTTGCCGAAAAAGTTTCTAAAGCAATCAGTATTCCAATTATTGGAATTGGTGCTGGTGGTGGAGTAGATGGACAAGTTTTGGTTTCTCATGATTTATTAGGAATCACTAAAGAATTTAATCCTCGTTTTTTACGTCGTTATGCTGATTTGAGTGATATTATGCAAAAAGCTGTTGAGGAATATATCAAAGATGTAAAAGCTGAAAGTTTTCCTTCTAAAGATGAAAGTTATTAA
- a CDS encoding STAS/SEC14 domain-containing protein, protein MPNEKITLEYNKPKCKIYYYQSINTIVLEWFGHVSHEEFVEACDFLLELLIKYKSSKMIANNLKSEVVSSKNQDWLDKVWFSKAYKHGYRTSAIVTSKSIFNQVTVKQIVDKMDKEKYKVQFFTNLQDAIEWIKTV, encoded by the coding sequence ATGCCAAATGAAAAAATTACTTTAGAATATAATAAACCAAAATGTAAAATTTATTATTATCAATCCATAAATACAATTGTTTTAGAGTGGTTTGGGCATGTTTCTCATGAAGAATTTGTAGAGGCATGTGATTTTCTCTTAGAACTTTTAATAAAATATAAAAGCAGCAAAATGATTGCTAATAATTTGAAATCAGAAGTTGTTAGTTCAAAAAATCAAGACTGGTTGGATAAAGTTTGGTTTTCAAAAGCATACAAACATGGTTATCGAACTTCTGCTATTGTTACTTCCAAAAGTATTTTTAATCAAGTTACAGTCAAACAAATTGTAGATAAAATGGATAAAGAAAAATATAAAGTTCAGTTTTTTACTAACTTACAGGATGCTATCGAATGGATAAAAACAGTTTAG
- a CDS encoding aminopeptidase has protein sequence MNFKKLNKKKLLKYTGIFLLVFSALAIWQRELIAYGFLQLNGQLEVMNNGRRFEELKKDSNFPDSLKAKIKIIEEARKFGMEKLGMTFSKNYTKIYDQKGAAILWNVSAAYPYKLKAYKWKFPIVGTFSYKGYFDLEKAKKERDRLKNNGEKGIKFDTNIRSVSAWSTLGWFEDVLLSNNLNRSEGNLVELILHELTHATLYVKDSVEFNENLANFIGEEGAKLFLEEKYGKNSKELNDYIFSLQDSKKYRNFMLLASTSLDLLYNSASFIGKNSDIEKEKTKQNYLNLIKSKIDTVSFSNKNWSKRFQKRELNNTNFMSVRRYNSSQDTLKVMFEEDFNKDLKAFLKYFADKYPSL, from the coding sequence ATGAACTTTAAAAAACTCAACAAAAAGAAACTACTAAAATATACAGGGATTTTTCTCTTAGTTTTTTCTGCCTTAGCAATTTGGCAAAGAGAACTTATTGCCTATGGATTTTTACAGCTTAACGGGCAATTAGAAGTAATGAATAATGGTCGTCGTTTTGAAGAACTCAAAAAAGATTCAAATTTCCCAGATTCTTTAAAGGCTAAAATCAAAATTATTGAAGAAGCTCGTAAGTTTGGAATGGAAAAACTGGGAATGACTTTTTCAAAAAATTATACCAAAATTTATGACCAAAAGGGTGCAGCTATTTTATGGAATGTTTCGGCTGCTTATCCTTACAAATTGAAAGCCTATAAATGGAAGTTTCCGATTGTAGGAACATTTTCTTATAAAGGATATTTTGATTTAGAAAAAGCAAAAAAAGAAAGAGATAGATTGAAAAATAACGGAGAAAAAGGAATTAAATTTGATACAAATATTCGTTCTGTTTCAGCTTGGTCAACACTTGGTTGGTTTGAAGATGTTTTGCTTTCCAATAATTTGAATAGAAGTGAGGGCAATTTGGTAGAACTTATTTTACACGAACTTACTCACGCCACACTTTATGTAAAAGATAGTGTAGAATTTAATGAAAACTTAGCTAATTTTATAGGAGAAGAAGGTGCAAAACTATTTTTAGAGGAAAAATATGGAAAAAATTCGAAAGAATTAAATGATTATATTTTTTCCTTGCAAGATTCTAAAAAGTATAGAAACTTTATGCTTTTGGCTTCTACTTCTTTGGATTTACTTTACAATTCAGCAAGTTTTATAGGTAAAAATTCAGATATAGAGAAAGAAAAAACAAAACAAAATTATCTAAATTTGATTAAATCAAAAATAGATACAGTTTCATTCTCAAATAAAAACTGGTCTAAACGTTTTCAAAAACGAGAGCTTAATAATACTAATTTTATGAGTGTACGAAGATATAACTCAAGTCAAGATACCTTAAAAGTTATGTTTGAAGAAGATTTTAATAAAGATTTGAAAGCATTTTTGAAGTATTTTGCTGACAAATATCCATCTTTATAA
- a CDS encoding AAA family ATPase, with the protein MQFEFKNLGTIKEAQLEMGNLTVICGKNNTGKTYLTYGVWGILDIEVIGKTNIELFSTRQLEDIDNYIDKAKIEEDENYFYLKIDEEHWSKAEQIINSFNKHSISSVFASNGKDFYNLQLHRVIERNHNFSTFNLEIILAKDSSLEVKISKSESNLKDMSDTDNIKQHYAFNIFVLLILLQSHRNNTFLLPAQRDSIELFYKELDKNRSHLLEKLRETRDLSLLDKESSRFPQPIEKLIDFARDLTRQVIKMESFLAKEQPKLLKEVENLLGVTYEVSGDEVLIKDENSTQKIPAYMASTSVRSLMHLHFWLKHKAQKGDLLMIDEPELNLHPENQIKMARLFAKLVNAGIKVWITTHSDYIIKELNNCLMLSQEMENKKELLEELEYKENEILKRDDIRAYIARYDEKLEGCTVDKVEFDEYGMVMTTFDEQARNINRIAHRLADEIDEKQLKQTSLENE; encoded by the coding sequence ATGCAATTCGAATTCAAAAATTTAGGAACAATAAAAGAAGCCCAATTAGAAATGGGTAATCTGACCGTTATTTGTGGAAAAAATAATACTGGAAAAACTTATTTAACGTATGGGGTTTGGGGGATTTTGGATATAGAAGTTATAGGTAAAACTAATATAGAATTATTCTCCACTAGACAATTAGAAGATATTGATAATTATATTGATAAGGCAAAAATAGAAGAAGATGAAAACTATTTTTATTTAAAAATAGATGAAGAGCATTGGAGCAAAGCAGAACAAATTATTAACAGTTTTAATAAGCACAGCATAAGTAGTGTATTTGCAAGTAATGGAAAAGATTTTTACAACTTGCAACTGCATCGTGTTATCGAAAGAAATCATAATTTTTCAACATTTAATTTAGAGATTATTCTTGCAAAAGATTCTAGTTTGGAGGTAAAAATTTCAAAAAGCGAAAGTAATTTAAAAGATATGTCAGATACAGATAATATTAAACAGCATTATGCTTTCAATATATTTGTGCTTCTAATTCTTCTTCAATCACACCGTAATAATACTTTCCTCCTCCCAGCTCAAAGAGATAGCATAGAATTATTCTACAAAGAACTAGATAAAAATAGAAGTCATTTATTAGAAAAATTAAGAGAAACTAGAGATTTAAGTTTATTAGATAAAGAAAGTTCACGCTTTCCACAACCTATCGAAAAGTTAATTGATTTTGCTAGAGATTTAACACGCCAAGTCATCAAAATGGAAAGTTTTCTTGCTAAAGAACAACCCAAATTATTAAAAGAAGTTGAGAATTTATTAGGTGTAACTTATGAAGTTTCGGGCGATGAGGTTTTGATAAAAGACGAAAATTCTACTCAAAAAATTCCTGCCTATATGGCTTCTACTTCTGTTCGTTCGTTGATGCACTTGCATTTTTGGCTAAAACATAAAGCTCAAAAAGGTGATTTATTGATGATTGACGAACCAGAATTAAATTTGCACCCAGAAAATCAAATCAAAATGGCTCGTTTGTTTGCCAAACTTGTCAATGCAGGAATTAAGGTTTGGATAACAACACACAGCGATTATATCATAAAAGAACTCAATAATTGCTTGATGCTTTCACAGGAAATGGAAAATAAAAAAGAACTTTTAGAAGAGTTGGAATATAAGGAAAACGAAATTTTGAAGCGTGATGATATTCGTGCTTATATTGCTCGTTACGATGAAAAACTAGAAGGTTGTACAGTCGATAAAGTGGAATTTGATGAGTATGGAATGGTCATGACTACTTTTGATGAGCAAGCACGAAATATAAATCGAATTGCACATCGTTTGGCTGATGAAATTGATGAAAAACAGTTGAAACAAACCTCTTTAGAAAATGAGTAA